Proteins encoded together in one Camelina sativa cultivar DH55 chromosome 9, Cs, whole genome shotgun sequence window:
- the LOC104713711 gene encoding uncharacterized protein LOC104713711 isoform X1, protein MINGWRRAFCTYIPKETTQYNDEDVNVVDSPDTHRFRHKSTSRFGFFSTPSTPRSDSNTGTYSLRCRTSTATSVATPTPSLPGTPKLKCKTTTGEFTTTPRNRSLVSLFTPSSSSYPLSPASFSLLKSKLRFIKFGFEQSSSNKCGICLQSVKSGQGTAIFTAECSHTFHFPCVTSRAAANLNRLASCPVCGSEILNHAKPESKIKPEIKNNNNNKSLRVYNDDEPLISSPISPAGFHTILESDEKEDGGDEFSGFSVSTPSPLTAKLLTDRNVDVKLSPESAVVASGKGYETCSVVMKVKSPPFPTARGSARRAPVDLVTVLDVSGRNSGEKLETMKRTMRIVISNLRDTDRLSIVAFSSSSKRLSPLRRMTANGRRSARRIVDIVTVPGSVAGEGMSVNDALKKAVKVLDDRRVQNPFTTVFVLTDRQAHQTAQLAHSRIPVHTVWFNRAFPEDAFARSINGYLSLSVQDLGLELGLVSGSGQGEITSVYSLTGRPAWLGTGLIRLGDMYAEEERALLVEIKSPVNSLTGSRSHKIMTVRSRYVDPTTQETRNSEDRALLIPTPLTVRLSTNPNISRLRNLHVSTRAVAESRRLIERNHYSGAQRLLTSARALLVQHGLSTSDVCIRGLDAELADLNGLRGRHVAASESLESLTPTSAWKAAERLAKVAMVRKHMNRVSDLHGFENARF, encoded by the exons atgataaacgGCTGGAGAAGAGCTTTTTGCACTTACATACCCAAAGAAACTACCCAATACAACGACGAAGACGTTAACGTTGTTGATTCACCGGACACTCATCGTTTCCGCCACAAATCAACTtctcggttcggttttttctcAACTCCTTCCACTCCTCGTTCTGATTCCAACACCGGAACTTACAGCCTCCGTTGTCGTACTTCAACAGCCACCTCCGTCGCCACCCCTACTCCGTCTCTTCCCGGAACTCCCAAGCTTAAGTGCAAAACCACCACCGGAGAGTTTACCACAACCCCGAGAAACAGAAGCCTCGTCTCTCTTTTtacaccttcttcttcttcttatcctctCTCTCCAGCGAGCTTCTCCCTTCTCAAATCCAAACTCCGATTCATCAAA TTTGGATTTGAGCAGAGTAGCAGCAACAAATGTGGAATCTGTTTACAGAGTGTGAAATCAGGCCAAGGCACGGCGATTTTCACGGCGGAGTGTTCGCACACGTTTCATTTCCCCTGCGTTACTTCACGCGCCGCCGCGAATCTTAACCGGCTTGCTTCTTGTCCGGTTTGCGGATCTGAGATTCTAAATCACGCTAAACCGGAATCTAAAATCAAACCGGAaattaagaacaacaacaacaacaagtctCTCAGAGTTTACAACGACGACGAACCTTTAATTTCATCTCCGATATCTCCCGCCGGATTCCACACCATACTTGAATCCGACGAAAAAGAAGACGGCGGAGATGAGTTCAGTGGATTCTCCGTTAGTACTCCGTCACCTTTAACGGCGAAATTGTTGACGGATCGTAACGTCGACGTTAAGCTCTCACCGGAATCTGCCGTCGTTGCGTCAGGTAAAGGCTACGAGACTTGCTCTGTGGTCATGAAGGTGAAATCGCCGCCGTTTCCGACGGCGCGTGGATCTGCGCGTAGAGCTCCGGTCGATTTGGTAACCGTTTTAGACGTCAGCGGGAGAAACTCCGGGGAGAAATTGGAGACGATGAAGCGGACGATGAGGATTGTGATTTCGAATCTGAGGGATACGGATCGTTTGTCGATCGTCGCGTTTTCGTCTAGCTCGAAACGGTTATCGCCGCTACGGAGGATGACGGCGAACGGGAGGAGATCTGCGCGGAGGATCGTGGATATCGTCACCGTTCCAGGCTCCGTCGCCGGAGAAGGGATGAGTGTGAACGACGCGTTGAAGAAAGCGGTTAAGGTGTTAGACGATCGCCGGGTGCAAAACCCTTTCACCACCGTCTTCGTTTTAACGGACCGACAGGCCCATCAAACGGCCCAATTAGCCCATTCTAGAATCCCCGTGCACACCGTATGGTTTAACCGCGCGTTTCCCGAGGACGCGTTTGCGAGAAGCATCAACGGTTACTTGAGTTTGTCGGTTCAAGATCTCGGGTTAGAGCTCGGGTTAGTTTCCGGGTCGGGTCAAGGAGAGATAACTTCTGTTTACTCTCTTACGGGTCGACCCGCTTGGCTTGGAACCGGATTAATTCGGTTAGGTGATATGTACGCGGAGGAAGAAAGAGCCTTGCTGGTTGAAATCAAATCACCGGTTAATTCCTTAACCGGTAGTAGATCTCACAAAATCATGACCGTTCGATCTCGTTACGTGGACCCAACAactcaagaaacaagaaactccGAAGATCGCGCGCTTTTAATACCAACACCGCTAACCGTACGATTATCAACAAATCCGAATATCTCACGGCTCAGAAACCTCCACGTAAGCACTCGAGCCGTGGCGGAGTCTCGTCGGCTGATAGAGCGTAACCATTACTCGGGAGCTCAGAGACTGCTGACCTCAGCTAGAGCTTTGCTTGTGCAGCACGGTTTGAGCACGAGCGATGTGTGCATACGTGGCTTAGACGCTGAGCTAGCGGATCTTAACGGTCTGAGAGGAAGACACGTGGCGGCATCGGAGAGTTTGGAGTCACTTACTCCGACGTCGGCTTGGAAAGCGGCGGAGAGGTTAGCTAAAGTGGCGATGGTGAGGAAACATATGAACAGAGTCAGTGACTTGCATGGGTTCGAAAACGCTAGAttctag
- the LOC104713711 gene encoding uncharacterized protein LOC104713711 isoform X2, producing MINGWRRAFCTYIPKETTQYNDEDVNVVDSPDTHRFRHKSTSRFGFFSTPSTPRSDSNTGTYSLRCRTSTATSVATPTPSLPGTPKLKCKTTTGEFTTTPRNRSLVSLFTPSSSSYPLSPASFSLLKSKLRFIKSSSNKCGICLQSVKSGQGTAIFTAECSHTFHFPCVTSRAAANLNRLASCPVCGSEILNHAKPESKIKPEIKNNNNNKSLRVYNDDEPLISSPISPAGFHTILESDEKEDGGDEFSGFSVSTPSPLTAKLLTDRNVDVKLSPESAVVASGKGYETCSVVMKVKSPPFPTARGSARRAPVDLVTVLDVSGRNSGEKLETMKRTMRIVISNLRDTDRLSIVAFSSSSKRLSPLRRMTANGRRSARRIVDIVTVPGSVAGEGMSVNDALKKAVKVLDDRRVQNPFTTVFVLTDRQAHQTAQLAHSRIPVHTVWFNRAFPEDAFARSINGYLSLSVQDLGLELGLVSGSGQGEITSVYSLTGRPAWLGTGLIRLGDMYAEEERALLVEIKSPVNSLTGSRSHKIMTVRSRYVDPTTQETRNSEDRALLIPTPLTVRLSTNPNISRLRNLHVSTRAVAESRRLIERNHYSGAQRLLTSARALLVQHGLSTSDVCIRGLDAELADLNGLRGRHVAASESLESLTPTSAWKAAERLAKVAMVRKHMNRVSDLHGFENARF from the exons atgataaacgGCTGGAGAAGAGCTTTTTGCACTTACATACCCAAAGAAACTACCCAATACAACGACGAAGACGTTAACGTTGTTGATTCACCGGACACTCATCGTTTCCGCCACAAATCAACTtctcggttcggttttttctcAACTCCTTCCACTCCTCGTTCTGATTCCAACACCGGAACTTACAGCCTCCGTTGTCGTACTTCAACAGCCACCTCCGTCGCCACCCCTACTCCGTCTCTTCCCGGAACTCCCAAGCTTAAGTGCAAAACCACCACCGGAGAGTTTACCACAACCCCGAGAAACAGAAGCCTCGTCTCTCTTTTtacaccttcttcttcttcttatcctctCTCTCCAGCGAGCTTCTCCCTTCTCAAATCCAAACTCCGATTCATCAAA AGTAGCAGCAACAAATGTGGAATCTGTTTACAGAGTGTGAAATCAGGCCAAGGCACGGCGATTTTCACGGCGGAGTGTTCGCACACGTTTCATTTCCCCTGCGTTACTTCACGCGCCGCCGCGAATCTTAACCGGCTTGCTTCTTGTCCGGTTTGCGGATCTGAGATTCTAAATCACGCTAAACCGGAATCTAAAATCAAACCGGAaattaagaacaacaacaacaacaagtctCTCAGAGTTTACAACGACGACGAACCTTTAATTTCATCTCCGATATCTCCCGCCGGATTCCACACCATACTTGAATCCGACGAAAAAGAAGACGGCGGAGATGAGTTCAGTGGATTCTCCGTTAGTACTCCGTCACCTTTAACGGCGAAATTGTTGACGGATCGTAACGTCGACGTTAAGCTCTCACCGGAATCTGCCGTCGTTGCGTCAGGTAAAGGCTACGAGACTTGCTCTGTGGTCATGAAGGTGAAATCGCCGCCGTTTCCGACGGCGCGTGGATCTGCGCGTAGAGCTCCGGTCGATTTGGTAACCGTTTTAGACGTCAGCGGGAGAAACTCCGGGGAGAAATTGGAGACGATGAAGCGGACGATGAGGATTGTGATTTCGAATCTGAGGGATACGGATCGTTTGTCGATCGTCGCGTTTTCGTCTAGCTCGAAACGGTTATCGCCGCTACGGAGGATGACGGCGAACGGGAGGAGATCTGCGCGGAGGATCGTGGATATCGTCACCGTTCCAGGCTCCGTCGCCGGAGAAGGGATGAGTGTGAACGACGCGTTGAAGAAAGCGGTTAAGGTGTTAGACGATCGCCGGGTGCAAAACCCTTTCACCACCGTCTTCGTTTTAACGGACCGACAGGCCCATCAAACGGCCCAATTAGCCCATTCTAGAATCCCCGTGCACACCGTATGGTTTAACCGCGCGTTTCCCGAGGACGCGTTTGCGAGAAGCATCAACGGTTACTTGAGTTTGTCGGTTCAAGATCTCGGGTTAGAGCTCGGGTTAGTTTCCGGGTCGGGTCAAGGAGAGATAACTTCTGTTTACTCTCTTACGGGTCGACCCGCTTGGCTTGGAACCGGATTAATTCGGTTAGGTGATATGTACGCGGAGGAAGAAAGAGCCTTGCTGGTTGAAATCAAATCACCGGTTAATTCCTTAACCGGTAGTAGATCTCACAAAATCATGACCGTTCGATCTCGTTACGTGGACCCAACAactcaagaaacaagaaactccGAAGATCGCGCGCTTTTAATACCAACACCGCTAACCGTACGATTATCAACAAATCCGAATATCTCACGGCTCAGAAACCTCCACGTAAGCACTCGAGCCGTGGCGGAGTCTCGTCGGCTGATAGAGCGTAACCATTACTCGGGAGCTCAGAGACTGCTGACCTCAGCTAGAGCTTTGCTTGTGCAGCACGGTTTGAGCACGAGCGATGTGTGCATACGTGGCTTAGACGCTGAGCTAGCGGATCTTAACGGTCTGAGAGGAAGACACGTGGCGGCATCGGAGAGTTTGGAGTCACTTACTCCGACGTCGGCTTGGAAAGCGGCGGAGAGGTTAGCTAAAGTGGCGATGGTGAGGAAACATATGAACAGAGTCAGTGACTTGCATGGGTTCGAAAACGCTAGAttctag